CTGTTACACGAAAGAAAACACCAGACTTATACCATGACATGTCTCTGTGGCTAGCAGCTGCTAATGACAAAGGAATAACAAGAGACCTTTTATAACTGTATTCACACATCCTCCGGATGAGTCTTGCTGTCCATACAAACCCTGAGCAGTTAAAGGCTACTAATGAACTCTTCACTCTGCACCCCCTCCGATGCTTGTTTCTCATTCTCAACCTCGTTTTCTCACATCTTCATTAAATATTAACAAGTAGAAGAGTTATCCATTTATAGCTAGTaattagaatattttattactatGACCAGATCACCCAtgccttgtatttttaaaattttctacTATGCTGTCTCCTGTAAAAGCAAGTTTCTGAGCTTCAGTGGGAATCTACATATTATGGGGAGTGAATTTTCCCAGctatacattttctttttttagaatGATGACTGTTGTACAATAAAAGATAGATATTACTGGTTTACTACCTGCGTCCTGATACTCTCTCTCACCATGATTTCAGTACCAATATGACCAAATCAAGACTGAAGCCAAGTTTTCTAACAGGAGAATTCAGGAATCTGTAAACTCAATAACTGCAGTTGTGACCATGGGCTTTAGCATTTTACATCGCCTCTGTGCAGCTTGTCCAATCCTGTCCAGCTGACTGTGATGGAAGTTGCGCCTGCCTATGCAAGAGTTCACTTAGGGCTTCTTTCACCTGCCCACTTtatgttttaatgtaattacAAGATTAAAAACtgcctggaaaaagaaacttgCCTGAAATCTGCTACCTGTTCTCAGAAAGCGCTGTCTCCTCTAATGGCCCTATGAGCTAAAGCCAGCCCAAGCCCTTTGAGCTTGGTAAACAATTATATGGAAAGTGACTTTACTGCCCTTTTTTACTTCCTCTACACTTCTTCCACTCAGTCTCTATATTGATATTCTCCACTTTTTGCTTCCCTCTTCTGCAGGCCATTTTAGCGTGTCATTAAATTTAATAACAGAATCCAACACTTTCCTACAACACAAATACctttcttcttatttctgaGTGTTGTCaagattgttttttcttaaaaaaatataaaaaaataaaaaaataaagctttttttcacGTGTAGTGAGGTGCCCTCCTAGGAACAGCAGCTTGCTCTGTCCTTTCTGTTCAGTGCACTCCCACTCCCCAGTGCCTCATTTTGAAAGTCCTGTCACTTACCCATTCAGCCGAGTTTTCCTCAGTTGCTCCACTGGTGGATTCACTTCTCCCATTAACTTCTGCCGCCTCGAGCATGCCCTGATGCCCTGCTGTCGGCACAGGAAGCAGCGCAGAACCTTAGCAAAAACCAAGTTACAGTCACTGCTTGCTTACTGTCCATTTCCAGAGCCACACTGGAAATGCCAGAGATCTCTGAAGCTCTGAAATGAAGAGTGCAGAGCTCCTGTGTAACTTAGTCTTGATGACAGGCACTAAAGGGGTTTTCAGCTTGCAAGTGGAATAGAATACCTTCAGGTTTCTGAACACCCCTTATGCCATGGAGAGCTGGCCAACAGAGTTTGTCCcatgaaaactgaacaaaagaATTGATGAGCTCACGCTTAAGTAGACACCTACAACAGGTCAGTTCATATAGTCACCTGCGTCAATCCAGTGACCAAAACAGGAGCTTAGGACTTCACTTACCTAAatcccctctccctgctttgTTAACTTGCAAGTTAAATTGCATTTCAAACCACAGGTATTGCTCTTATATTCCTGACAGCTCACAAGCTGAGTAAGCCTCACACTGCAACCGTAATACTCATGCTACAGTTACTTAGGAGGCTGCCTTAGGTTACATGTCACTGATCTGCACCCACTGTCTGCAGACGCCCTGCATTTACACTTGTGAACCTTCCtgttcactgttttttcttgtgactttttctatctttcatttcagtatttcctttttttttttaataataatttgttaaaaaaaatttacagcTTAAAATAGAATAGCTCAGACTCCAAGGCTGAGTCTTTCAGATGTGACTTCCAGGTGTCACTACCAGGAGTAAGACTGTGATGCAGAGCTAAGTTCTGGCTTCTCGCTTTTTCAGTCTGCTCTGATAGTCTGAAATATCAGAATTGATATCTTTCAATACCCTAACCAAGTCAAGATCTTCAGTCTAAGCGATCACTCTTCCTGGAAAGATAAATTACGGAGGCAAGTGGCTTCAAGAACACTCACTTGAATTATGAGTTGTGCCTCTGATCCCTCCTTTCAGCTTGAGGTGCCCTTAGCAGATCAGGACCAGGTAAGAAAAAGTTATATGCTGAAATTCCTCTCAGTGATGCCCCTTAGGTGCTCCTGTCTGGCCATCTCAGGACAAATATCTAACTTAGAGAGTATGTGTTAATGGAAATATTGTCACTCACCAGGAAGTTTTGagtgctgtttctttctgtagcaAAGATACAAGCTTGCCAGTGCCACTAAGAAAGGAATGATGGCGCATACTGCCAAACCTCTCTTTTTCAATGAGTGAGCCTCTGCaatgatatattttaaataaaggtaTGTACTATTCAAAGCTACAATAGAACAACACTAGGGAGGGGGGACGGTGGGGAAAATTAAAACTGACTTCAGCAGTGAATCAGTTGACCCTCCCCCCCAAGTGCAAGGTCACTTATACTTCCCCATTCCTGAGGAATGCATGCCTGATGAACAATAATATCAAATCCTCCTATAGCTCCTGCATTTTGACaattccccccccctcctctgGTGTCTAATGTGAGTCTTTTCTGCTTGTACTTTAAGGCTATTGCTACCAGACCAGGTAAGAGATCTGTCTGGATTCAGATCACCTaactcattttaaaatcttagaTTAACTCTTTAGCAGCCTTTTACATTCATTTCCCACCATTTTGGAcactacatttattttctaccACTGATGTTTTCTGAGTCTTTGGTAATTTTTGTGTCTCCTTTTGGACTACCACTTGCTCAATAGTACAAAATAGTGTCCAAAACTGGACTGTGTTGGATGAATGGAGAGTTTATTTCTCATGACTTGACCAGTTGATATATGAGTGATGTTTGGTAATATTAAAGGTCTAGTCAGAGTCCTTTAACATTATCAAAGTTCCCTAGTCTTTCTCTACTATTGAGAGGTAGAAAGAGAGGTAGGGATTAGCATCTTCACAGTGTCTTGAGATAGTTGTGTAACAGAAGTGAGGTAAACTGTTTCTATGTATGTCACATTCTTGGCATAATTTCAGGTGAAACATACCTCACTCCTATTGCTGAAAATTTGTGTGTGAATATTAATTGAATTAATGCTTTTCGATGCTTAATTCAGAATTGGGACCTTAAATTTCTCCCCTGTGAAGGTTAGCATATGACTATAATAATAAGGAGACACAGCCTACACAAAACATCACAACATCTTTGTGGACACAAATCCTTATTAATATAGAGCGTATACCACTCTATCTTCCATATTAATTTACTAAGAACTTgcaataaaaagacaaaatggtTAGTAAAGGGTACATATTACTGAACAGAGTAACCATGTGATTGTTTCAGCCACTCCTTATGGCAAGGCAGATGCATTAACTATGCCAGTTATGTCTCAGCTAACTATCTAGCCTACCAAATCCTTTCTTAGAAGGAATTGTGTTTGGGTCGTCTCTGAAATACACAGCAGACGCCCAGCATTTTGTAAACCTTAACTAATAATTCCTGTTAGCAAACTGttatagaagaaaacaaacactacACTGGGAGAATTAAGCCAGAGAGCTTAAGTCAATTGCCATGAAGAACCAttcatgtcttttctgtgtttgcctCATTCATCCCAAGATCTACAGCGCTGAGGGAGAGATGTGGACGAGGGAGGAAATGTATAAAATAGTTACAAATGAAGAATCTTTATGATGACAAATTAAATGGCACACTTACGGTCTTGCTAGCTTACCTTTGTCTTCAACAATCAATGTTGTCCCATTTCCACATGCTTTCTTACAGAAAGGTATTTCAATAATTATCTCACAGTAGTAAAATCCAGTGTCATTTACATTGGCAGATTTTATCACCAGCACATCCTTGCTTTCATGGGTGATATTATGCACATAGAAAAGTTTTGATGATATAGTTTTGGTGATGTTCTCTTTATTAACAAGATACCAGCTTACTCTGTATCTCACAACAGATTTTTCCCAAATACAGGCGATTTCAGTGTAGTCTCCAATTGATAGATGTATTTTTGTTGGTGTTTGGATGACTGTTATATTATTGGGATCTGTAGCTAGTGGAGAAATACACATAGATTTAAAGCGGCAAAGAGATAGCATTACAGCTGTAATATTTACAATCACATGAttgaaaataatgttaataCTGTAAAATCATCatgagattaatttttaagattaGTTACTACCCACTTCTCCCTTGAGCAATGGCAATGGCAATTTCTGGCTAAAGGAAAACTTTTAATGTGGTTTGTTAAAGCCCTTCATCGTTGTTTGCGTGCAACAAATGACAATCTTCTGTGTACTCGCTGATGTGCTACCTGGCCCTCAAATGGCATCTTATAAGTTTTATCACAATTATGCAAAtaaattttcctcctttgcccTTAGAAAAAGCCACATATACATCACACCCAAAGGAGTTAGGCACCTCTATTTTTACCACAGTGCTGCACTCAACAACTAGCAGAGAACTATATGGACAGTATAGGGGTAatataaacagcagaaaagttAAGGGAAAGAATTATTGTAGCGTATAAATTACAACTTAGAAGCTGTTCAAGTGTCAAAAAACTGatcatttatttcagttcctctgttaatttgctttgttgtttaaaatataGTTGTGCTATAGGCTGTGCTACGTTTTAGTCTTGTGACTTGAGTGTCCTTCTGGAAAatagcactgaaaaaaaccttttgcCCTTGCTTAATCTCTTaatctttccctctctttccttctgttttttaatttatactgAACACCTTCAGTATTAACCAGTGCAATTTGTATTGAACAAGAAACATGAAACCTTatctgctttgtatttcagtaGTTACGTGATCCAGAACTAAACCtccttaacattttaaaattctacatTCAGTGTTTGTCACAATAAATATTCAAGTCTAAACATCTAAGAAAAAGAGTGCTTGCATTAACCTAAGATCGTTTTGGGTGTCGAAGTATACAATTTGTTCCTCTACACTTTTTCTGCAACAATCTCATTGTGAAAATGCTTTCTCATTCCCCACACATTTAAATTTTGATTTCAGCATTATGAAAATATAGTTAACATTCTCCTTGTCTTGCACATAAGTCTATGTCAGGTGGATATACTGCAAAAAAGATACATATCTTTAAACCCAGCTCAAGGATTACAAGTGACTAactataaacaaaacaaaataaagaacacTTACCTAAGCAGCCAAAACACATTGTTAAAAGAAGTTTCAGTGAAATTATGATCATCACACAGGATTATTAGCACTTGCATCAGGGTGTCTTTGTTGAAGATCAGCGAAACAACAAATGAAAGCCTGTCAGATTCGTAGCTTAACTTCCTCTTCCCTCATGTGGTCAGGACGACAGAAACCTAAATGCAACACAGATTTTCCCTACACTCTTTGAAACTGCCGACATAGATGTGTCTGTTTTAAAGCCCAGTCGTTCTGTCTGAAATCataacatctctttttttaaattttaagttGTTTCCTAACTGGCTACCTGTCAGCACTAGATCTGTTGTGAGCTCTAGTGCCTGTCAGCACTAGATTTGCTGACAGGACATTATAGAGAACTGCTTTTCCATACTTACAGTGATCTCATGTGAGCCATTGCACTTCTGCAATCCTTCATTTAAAGGTATTCTATGAAGATGAGATCGTGTAGCTACTATGTATATGTTTtcagcagcctcttccagcCAACCTGATGAATCTTATCCAAAGCAAAAGAGACAGTAATTGTACATAGGTTATACTGATGCCAAATAAATATTACTCCTATCTTTCCTTATCACACCTTTCATCTTGCTGAAATCTTGCCTAAACTCTTCCCTCCCATGAAAAGTACTTTGCTACTTTTGCCTTAACAGTAGCATA
The window above is part of the Strigops habroptila isolate Jane chromosome 7, bStrHab1.2.pri, whole genome shotgun sequence genome. Proteins encoded here:
- the LOC115610913 gene encoding uncharacterized protein LOC115610913, with amino-acid sequence MIIISLKLLLTMCFGCLATDPNNITVIQTPTKIHLSIGDYTEIACIWEKSVVRYRVSWYLVNKENITKTISSKLFYVHNITHESKDVLVIKSANVNDTGFYYCEIIIEIPFCKKACGNGTTLIVEDKEAHSLKKRGLAVCAIIPFLVALASLYLCYRKKQHSKLPGSALLPVPTAGHQGMLEAAEVNGRSESTSGATEENSAEWAVSTLYESLDSFLQ